In the genome of Phlebotomus papatasi isolate M1 chromosome 2, Ppap_2.1, whole genome shotgun sequence, one region contains:
- the LOC129802840 gene encoding uncharacterized protein LOC129802840 isoform X7, with protein sequence MADLADQIDDYICSFEGVGDLTMDTLAMLIFAWAVIALFVLWLCKFLYNKYVKKVKTDTASATTTDATKKVIPSASVGAPVADLVDKTRRSEPKEILSSRDVRESSAKPLGRGIVRGGAKGGASGYVPPTPPMRKRLSRKSPGPELRRSSRVVQPPSNVVGPETISVTWTSQVFRWLYSDLVIVNELLHTWVQTLNESMKKSVEEMYLQDNSTNQSNDINTISPEHGVAVEIVRVLPESPPPQLTNIFCAADENRQNDVTITMDCECTPVLQVKAFRQKSGKVETSHYKATVSRFRGRLTTKMDYYKLNGEMRTEGYPDIRIGLNSIGAIKGATDDETHLQEVVTEILINAIRTTIYPVDFSIYSTCPRPLEPEPVELPLNYPIHYDSLATNMEHLNDARVQQSAGNGVVSTGRRLLVKVLKGDGLSVAKDPFCVVEMDEPPQKNQTGVRQGANPFWDEHFLFDLSPQSAEILFEVYDRATTNAEGQSKFLGLGLVGIDELSVGPASSQILTLQPRPYESEAVSGAITVEFVFIDGAEIPAGRRPYKLKNALKIDTHSPSFNDTSNQNGNNGDIVDTAIKALEGGALHNNGHPNKSTLIIHSVQRVGLNDKGQIELDESALNDDVQAVDEIVAQTEPKDEVDEEIVTPVSENGDLENSCATAATAEVQSNGLNSPEDLPGEPISHSSPNATNGFNGNQRDGNGIQTPTTPSDPLLPLEDDRGRTKKKRDFFGTLKRRLGRSKSRAKSVDRDMIPIDAENPRGEIRSISADRGASVVNNNSTLSSAESSAISGISSTSTKTYVHEASTLVLETIENGVKRHFLVPLSIAQRPRWRRKGTKLHIYNDHTFVAKHLSGGLLCDVCNRSIPRRPGKQGYECRDCQTKCHKQCHVRTPQACTNPTVLSMELSKLNSAAADRSIRKL encoded by the exons ATGGCCGATCTTGCGGATCAGATCGATGATTATATCTGCAGCTTTGAAGGTGTTGGCGATCTGACAATGGATACACTGGCTATGTTAATATTTGCATGGGCAGTTATTGCCCTCTTTGTGTTGTGGCTGTGCAAATTTTTATACAACAAATATGTGAAGAAGGTGAAAACGGACACTGCATCCGCAACGACAACAGATGCCACCAAGAAGGTCATCCCATCTGCATCTGTTGGTGCCCCAGTGGCTGATCTTGTGGATAAAACAAGGCGATCTGAACCCAAGGAGATCCTCTCAAGCCGCGATGTTCGA GAATCTTCGGCGAAACCCCTGGGTAGGGGAATCGTACGAGGTGGAGCGAAAGGTGGAGCGTCTGGATATGTCCCACCAACTCCTCCAATGCGAAAAAGACTCTCCCGGAAGAGTCCTGGCCCTGAATTGCGACGATCGAGtcgggtcgttcagccacccaGCAACGTCGTCGGACCAGAAACG ATTTCTGTAACGTGGACAAGCCAAGTGTTCAGATGGCTATATAGCGATCTTGTGATCGTCAACGAACTCCTTCACACTTGGGTGCAAACTCTCAATGAATCTATGAAGAAATCCGTCGAGGAG ATGTATCTCCAAGACAATTCGACAAATCAGTCGAATGATATCAACACCATCAGCCCAGAG CATGGAGTCGCTGTGGAAATTGTTAGAGTTCTTCCAGAAAGTCCTCCACCTCAGTTGACAAACATCTTCTGTGCTGCCGATGAAAATCGTCAGAATGATGTG ACAATTACAATGGATTGTGAATGCACACCTGTGCTGCAGGTGAAAGCCTTCCGACAGAAGTCAGGCAAAGTGGAGACGTCCCACTACAAAGCGACCGTATCACGTTTCCGGGGACGTCTTACCACAAAGATGGATTACTATAAATTGAATGGAGAGATGCGCACTGAGGGCTATCCTGATATTCGCATCGGTCTCAATAGTATTGGGGCCATTAAAGGGGCCACTGATGATGAGACTCACTTGCAGGAAGTTGTCACGGAAATTCTCATCAATGCCATTCGCACCACGATCTATCCCGTTGATTTCTCCATCTACTCTACATGCCCTCGACCGCTAGAGCCCGAACCTGTTGAGTTACCCCTCAACTATCCCATTCACTACGACTCTCTGGCTACAAATATGGAACATCTCAATGATGCTCGGGTCCAACAGAGTGCAGGAAATGGCGTAGTGTCCACGGGAAGGCGTCTGTTGGTGAAAGTTCTGAAAGGTGATGGCCTATCTGTGGCTAAGGATCCCTTCTGTGTGGTAGAAATGGATGAACCACCGCAGAAGAATCAAACGGGAGTGCGTCAGGGTGCTAATCCCTTCTGGGATGAACATTTTCTCTT CGATTTGTCACCCCAATCTGCGGAAATCCTATTTGAAGTCTACGATCGAGCTACAACAAATGCAGAGGGACAATCAAAGTTTCTCGGATTGGGTCTTGTGGGAATTGACGAATTGTCTGTGGGACCGGCCTCGTCGCAAATTCTTACCCTTCAGCCGCGTCCCTATGAATCTGAGGCTGTCAGTGGAGCAATAACAGTTGAG TTTGTTTTCATTGATGGAGCTGAAATTCCCGCAGGACGCCGACCGTACAAGTTGAAGAATGCCCTTAAGATCGACACCCACTCGCCATCATTCAATg ACACCAGCAACCAGAATGGGAATAATGGGGACATCGTGGATACGGCCATCAAAGCCCTCGAAGGTGGAGCACTACACAATAATGGTCATCCCAACAAAAGCACCCTCATCATCCACAGTGTTCAGCGG GTGGGATTAAACGATAAAGGCCAAATAGAATTGGATGAAAGTGCCCTAAATGATGATGTACAGGCTGTGGATGAGATTGTGGCCCAGACTGAGCCAAAGGATGAAGTAGATGAGGAAATTGTGACTCCAGTAAGTGAGAATGGTGATTTAGAAAATTCCTGTGCAACTGCCGCAACAGCCGAAGTACAATCAAATGGTCTCAATTCACCAGAAGATTTG CCTGGTGAGCCAATATCGCATTCATCGCCAAATGCCACAAATGGCTTCAATGGTAATCAGAGGGATGGCAATGGGATCCAAACACCAACAACTCCAAGTGATCCTCTGTTACCACTTGAAGATGATCGTGGAAGGACGAAGAAGAAGCGAGATTTCTTCGGAACACTTAAGAGACG ATTGGGCAGATCGAAGAGTCGTGCAAAATCCGTTGATCGCGACATGATCCCGATCGACGCAGAAAATCCACGTGGGGAGATTCGATCAATATCAGCAGATCGTGGTGCATCCGTTGTCAACAACAACAGCACATTGTCATCAGCAG AATCATCAGCAATTAGTGGCATTTCGAGCACCAGTACCAAAACATACGTTCACGAGGCCTCAACACTCGTCTTGGAAACCATCGAAAATGGCGTGAAGCG GCATTTCCTGGTTCCACTTTCGATAGCACAGAGACCACGGTGGCGTCGTAAAGGAACGAAATTGCACATTTACAATGATCACACTTTTGTGGCGAAGCATTTAAGTGG aggTCTTCTGTGTGATGTCTGCAACCGATCAATTCCACGACGCCCGGGAAAGCAGGGCTACGAATGCCGCGACTGCCAGACAAAGTGTCATAAGCAGTGTCATGTTAGAACCCCTCAGGCCTGCACCAATCCCACGGTGCTCTCCATGGAACT GTCAAAGCTGAATTCTGCCGCTGCTGATCGGAGTATCCGGAAACTCTGA
- the LOC129802840 gene encoding uncharacterized protein LOC129802840 isoform X8, whose product MADLADQIDDYICSFEGVGDLTMDTLAMLIFAWAVIALFVLWLCKFLYNKYVKKVKTDTASATTTDATKKVIPSASVGAPVADLVDKTRRSEPKEILSSRDVRESSAKPLGRGIVRGGAKGGASGYVPPTPPMRKRLSRKSPGPELRRSSRVVQPPSNVVGPETISVTWTSQVFRWLYSDLVIVNELLHTWVQTLNESMKKSVEEHGVAVEIVRVLPESPPPQLTNIFCAADENRQNDVTITMDCECTPVLQVKAFRQKSGKVETSHYKATVSRFRGRLTTKMDYYKLNGEMRTEGYPDIRIGLNSIGAIKGATDDETHLQEVVTEILINAIRTTIYPVDFSIYSTCPRPLEPEPVELPLNYPIHYDSLATNMEHLNDARVQQSAGNGVVSTGRRLLVKVLKGDGLSVAKDPFCVVEMDEPPQKNQTGVRQGANPFWDEHFLFDLSPQSAEILFEVYDRATTNAEGQSKFLGLGLVGIDELSVGPASSQILTLQPRPYESEAVSGAITVEFVFIDGAEIPAGRRPYKLKNALKIDTHSPSFNDTSNQNGNNGDIVDTAIKALEGGALHNNGHPNKSTLIIHSVQRRQPIRPLFKVGLNDKGQIELDESALNDDVQAVDEIVAQTEPKDEVDEEIVTPVSENGDLENSCATAATAEVQSNGLNSPEDLPGEPISHSSPNATNGFNGNQRDGNGIQTPTTPSDPLLPLEDDRGRTKKKRDFFGTLKRRLGRSKSRAKSVDRDMIPIDAENPRGEIRSISADRGASVVNNNSTLSSAESSAISGISSTSTKTYVHEASTLVLETIENGVKRHFLVPLSIAQRPRWRRKGTKLHIYNDHTFVAKHLSGGLLCDVCNRSIPRRPGKQGYECRDCQTKCHKQCHVRTPQACTNPTVLSMELSKLNSAAADRSIRKL is encoded by the exons ATGGCCGATCTTGCGGATCAGATCGATGATTATATCTGCAGCTTTGAAGGTGTTGGCGATCTGACAATGGATACACTGGCTATGTTAATATTTGCATGGGCAGTTATTGCCCTCTTTGTGTTGTGGCTGTGCAAATTTTTATACAACAAATATGTGAAGAAGGTGAAAACGGACACTGCATCCGCAACGACAACAGATGCCACCAAGAAGGTCATCCCATCTGCATCTGTTGGTGCCCCAGTGGCTGATCTTGTGGATAAAACAAGGCGATCTGAACCCAAGGAGATCCTCTCAAGCCGCGATGTTCGA GAATCTTCGGCGAAACCCCTGGGTAGGGGAATCGTACGAGGTGGAGCGAAAGGTGGAGCGTCTGGATATGTCCCACCAACTCCTCCAATGCGAAAAAGACTCTCCCGGAAGAGTCCTGGCCCTGAATTGCGACGATCGAGtcgggtcgttcagccacccaGCAACGTCGTCGGACCAGAAACG ATTTCTGTAACGTGGACAAGCCAAGTGTTCAGATGGCTATATAGCGATCTTGTGATCGTCAACGAACTCCTTCACACTTGGGTGCAAACTCTCAATGAATCTATGAAGAAATCCGTCGAGGAG CATGGAGTCGCTGTGGAAATTGTTAGAGTTCTTCCAGAAAGTCCTCCACCTCAGTTGACAAACATCTTCTGTGCTGCCGATGAAAATCGTCAGAATGATGTG ACAATTACAATGGATTGTGAATGCACACCTGTGCTGCAGGTGAAAGCCTTCCGACAGAAGTCAGGCAAAGTGGAGACGTCCCACTACAAAGCGACCGTATCACGTTTCCGGGGACGTCTTACCACAAAGATGGATTACTATAAATTGAATGGAGAGATGCGCACTGAGGGCTATCCTGATATTCGCATCGGTCTCAATAGTATTGGGGCCATTAAAGGGGCCACTGATGATGAGACTCACTTGCAGGAAGTTGTCACGGAAATTCTCATCAATGCCATTCGCACCACGATCTATCCCGTTGATTTCTCCATCTACTCTACATGCCCTCGACCGCTAGAGCCCGAACCTGTTGAGTTACCCCTCAACTATCCCATTCACTACGACTCTCTGGCTACAAATATGGAACATCTCAATGATGCTCGGGTCCAACAGAGTGCAGGAAATGGCGTAGTGTCCACGGGAAGGCGTCTGTTGGTGAAAGTTCTGAAAGGTGATGGCCTATCTGTGGCTAAGGATCCCTTCTGTGTGGTAGAAATGGATGAACCACCGCAGAAGAATCAAACGGGAGTGCGTCAGGGTGCTAATCCCTTCTGGGATGAACATTTTCTCTT CGATTTGTCACCCCAATCTGCGGAAATCCTATTTGAAGTCTACGATCGAGCTACAACAAATGCAGAGGGACAATCAAAGTTTCTCGGATTGGGTCTTGTGGGAATTGACGAATTGTCTGTGGGACCGGCCTCGTCGCAAATTCTTACCCTTCAGCCGCGTCCCTATGAATCTGAGGCTGTCAGTGGAGCAATAACAGTTGAG TTTGTTTTCATTGATGGAGCTGAAATTCCCGCAGGACGCCGACCGTACAAGTTGAAGAATGCCCTTAAGATCGACACCCACTCGCCATCATTCAATg ACACCAGCAACCAGAATGGGAATAATGGGGACATCGTGGATACGGCCATCAAAGCCCTCGAAGGTGGAGCACTACACAATAATGGTCATCCCAACAAAAGCACCCTCATCATCCACAGTGTTCAGCGG CGGCAACCCATTCGGCCACTCTTTAAG GTGGGATTAAACGATAAAGGCCAAATAGAATTGGATGAAAGTGCCCTAAATGATGATGTACAGGCTGTGGATGAGATTGTGGCCCAGACTGAGCCAAAGGATGAAGTAGATGAGGAAATTGTGACTCCAGTAAGTGAGAATGGTGATTTAGAAAATTCCTGTGCAACTGCCGCAACAGCCGAAGTACAATCAAATGGTCTCAATTCACCAGAAGATTTG CCTGGTGAGCCAATATCGCATTCATCGCCAAATGCCACAAATGGCTTCAATGGTAATCAGAGGGATGGCAATGGGATCCAAACACCAACAACTCCAAGTGATCCTCTGTTACCACTTGAAGATGATCGTGGAAGGACGAAGAAGAAGCGAGATTTCTTCGGAACACTTAAGAGACG ATTGGGCAGATCGAAGAGTCGTGCAAAATCCGTTGATCGCGACATGATCCCGATCGACGCAGAAAATCCACGTGGGGAGATTCGATCAATATCAGCAGATCGTGGTGCATCCGTTGTCAACAACAACAGCACATTGTCATCAGCAG AATCATCAGCAATTAGTGGCATTTCGAGCACCAGTACCAAAACATACGTTCACGAGGCCTCAACACTCGTCTTGGAAACCATCGAAAATGGCGTGAAGCG GCATTTCCTGGTTCCACTTTCGATAGCACAGAGACCACGGTGGCGTCGTAAAGGAACGAAATTGCACATTTACAATGATCACACTTTTGTGGCGAAGCATTTAAGTGG aggTCTTCTGTGTGATGTCTGCAACCGATCAATTCCACGACGCCCGGGAAAGCAGGGCTACGAATGCCGCGACTGCCAGACAAAGTGTCATAAGCAGTGTCATGTTAGAACCCCTCAGGCCTGCACCAATCCCACGGTGCTCTCCATGGAACT GTCAAAGCTGAATTCTGCCGCTGCTGATCGGAGTATCCGGAAACTCTGA
- the LOC129802840 gene encoding uncharacterized protein LOC129802840 isoform X15 gives MADLADQIDDYICSFEGVGDLTMDTLAMLIFAWAVIALFVLWLCKFLYNKYVKKVKTDTASATTTDATKKVIPSASVGAPVADLVDKTRRSEPKEILSSRDVRESSAKPLGRGIVRGGAKGGASGYVPPTPPMRKRLSRKSPGPELRRSSRVVQPPSNVVGPETISVTWTSQVFRWLYSDLVIVNELLHTWVQTLNESMKKSVEEMYLQDNSTNQSNDINTISPEHGVAVEIVRVLPESPPPQLTNIFCAADENRQNDVTITMDCECTPVLQVKAFRQKSGKVETSHYKATVSRFRGRLTTKMDYYKLNGEMRTEGYPDIRIGLNSIGAIKGATDDETHLQEVVTEILINAIRTTIYPVDFSIYSTCPRPLEPEPVELPLNYPIHYDSLATNMEHLNDARVQQSAGNGVVSTGRRLLVKVLKGDGLSVAKDPFCVVEMDEPPQKNQTGVRQGANPFWDEHFLFDLSPQSAEILFEVYDRATTNAEGQSKFLGLGLVGIDELSVGPASSQILTLQPRPYESEAVSGAITVEFVFIDGAEIPAGRRPYKLKNALKIDTHSPSFNDTSNQNGNNGDIVDTAIKALEGGALHNNGHPNKSTLIIHSVQRRQPIRPLFKPGEPISHSSPNATNGFNGNQRDGNGIQTPTTPSDPLLPLEDDRGRTKKKRDFFGTLKRRLGRSKSRAKSVDRDMIPIDAENPRGEIRSISADRGASVVNNNSTLSSAESSAISGISSTSTKTYVHEASTLVLETIENGVKRHFLVPLSIAQRPRWRRKGTKLHIYNDHTFVAKHLSGGLLCDVCNRSIPRRPGKQGYECRDCQTKCHKQCHVRTPQACTNPTVLSMELSKLNSAAADRSIRKL, from the exons ATGGCCGATCTTGCGGATCAGATCGATGATTATATCTGCAGCTTTGAAGGTGTTGGCGATCTGACAATGGATACACTGGCTATGTTAATATTTGCATGGGCAGTTATTGCCCTCTTTGTGTTGTGGCTGTGCAAATTTTTATACAACAAATATGTGAAGAAGGTGAAAACGGACACTGCATCCGCAACGACAACAGATGCCACCAAGAAGGTCATCCCATCTGCATCTGTTGGTGCCCCAGTGGCTGATCTTGTGGATAAAACAAGGCGATCTGAACCCAAGGAGATCCTCTCAAGCCGCGATGTTCGA GAATCTTCGGCGAAACCCCTGGGTAGGGGAATCGTACGAGGTGGAGCGAAAGGTGGAGCGTCTGGATATGTCCCACCAACTCCTCCAATGCGAAAAAGACTCTCCCGGAAGAGTCCTGGCCCTGAATTGCGACGATCGAGtcgggtcgttcagccacccaGCAACGTCGTCGGACCAGAAACG ATTTCTGTAACGTGGACAAGCCAAGTGTTCAGATGGCTATATAGCGATCTTGTGATCGTCAACGAACTCCTTCACACTTGGGTGCAAACTCTCAATGAATCTATGAAGAAATCCGTCGAGGAG ATGTATCTCCAAGACAATTCGACAAATCAGTCGAATGATATCAACACCATCAGCCCAGAG CATGGAGTCGCTGTGGAAATTGTTAGAGTTCTTCCAGAAAGTCCTCCACCTCAGTTGACAAACATCTTCTGTGCTGCCGATGAAAATCGTCAGAATGATGTG ACAATTACAATGGATTGTGAATGCACACCTGTGCTGCAGGTGAAAGCCTTCCGACAGAAGTCAGGCAAAGTGGAGACGTCCCACTACAAAGCGACCGTATCACGTTTCCGGGGACGTCTTACCACAAAGATGGATTACTATAAATTGAATGGAGAGATGCGCACTGAGGGCTATCCTGATATTCGCATCGGTCTCAATAGTATTGGGGCCATTAAAGGGGCCACTGATGATGAGACTCACTTGCAGGAAGTTGTCACGGAAATTCTCATCAATGCCATTCGCACCACGATCTATCCCGTTGATTTCTCCATCTACTCTACATGCCCTCGACCGCTAGAGCCCGAACCTGTTGAGTTACCCCTCAACTATCCCATTCACTACGACTCTCTGGCTACAAATATGGAACATCTCAATGATGCTCGGGTCCAACAGAGTGCAGGAAATGGCGTAGTGTCCACGGGAAGGCGTCTGTTGGTGAAAGTTCTGAAAGGTGATGGCCTATCTGTGGCTAAGGATCCCTTCTGTGTGGTAGAAATGGATGAACCACCGCAGAAGAATCAAACGGGAGTGCGTCAGGGTGCTAATCCCTTCTGGGATGAACATTTTCTCTT CGATTTGTCACCCCAATCTGCGGAAATCCTATTTGAAGTCTACGATCGAGCTACAACAAATGCAGAGGGACAATCAAAGTTTCTCGGATTGGGTCTTGTGGGAATTGACGAATTGTCTGTGGGACCGGCCTCGTCGCAAATTCTTACCCTTCAGCCGCGTCCCTATGAATCTGAGGCTGTCAGTGGAGCAATAACAGTTGAG TTTGTTTTCATTGATGGAGCTGAAATTCCCGCAGGACGCCGACCGTACAAGTTGAAGAATGCCCTTAAGATCGACACCCACTCGCCATCATTCAATg ACACCAGCAACCAGAATGGGAATAATGGGGACATCGTGGATACGGCCATCAAAGCCCTCGAAGGTGGAGCACTACACAATAATGGTCATCCCAACAAAAGCACCCTCATCATCCACAGTGTTCAGCGG CGGCAACCCATTCGGCCACTCTTTAAG CCTGGTGAGCCAATATCGCATTCATCGCCAAATGCCACAAATGGCTTCAATGGTAATCAGAGGGATGGCAATGGGATCCAAACACCAACAACTCCAAGTGATCCTCTGTTACCACTTGAAGATGATCGTGGAAGGACGAAGAAGAAGCGAGATTTCTTCGGAACACTTAAGAGACG ATTGGGCAGATCGAAGAGTCGTGCAAAATCCGTTGATCGCGACATGATCCCGATCGACGCAGAAAATCCACGTGGGGAGATTCGATCAATATCAGCAGATCGTGGTGCATCCGTTGTCAACAACAACAGCACATTGTCATCAGCAG AATCATCAGCAATTAGTGGCATTTCGAGCACCAGTACCAAAACATACGTTCACGAGGCCTCAACACTCGTCTTGGAAACCATCGAAAATGGCGTGAAGCG GCATTTCCTGGTTCCACTTTCGATAGCACAGAGACCACGGTGGCGTCGTAAAGGAACGAAATTGCACATTTACAATGATCACACTTTTGTGGCGAAGCATTTAAGTGG aggTCTTCTGTGTGATGTCTGCAACCGATCAATTCCACGACGCCCGGGAAAGCAGGGCTACGAATGCCGCGACTGCCAGACAAAGTGTCATAAGCAGTGTCATGTTAGAACCCCTCAGGCCTGCACCAATCCCACGGTGCTCTCCATGGAACT GTCAAAGCTGAATTCTGCCGCTGCTGATCGGAGTATCCGGAAACTCTGA
- the LOC129802840 gene encoding uncharacterized protein LOC129802840 isoform X1, producing MADLADQIDDYICSFEGVGDLTMDTLAMLIFAWAVIALFVLWLCKFLYNKYVKKVKTDTASATTTDATKKVIPSASVGAPVADLVDKTRRSEPKEILSSRDVRESSAKPLGRGIVRGGAKGGASGYVPPTPPMRKRLSRKSPGPELRRSSRVVQPPSNVVGPETISVTWTSQVFRWLYSDLVIVNELLHTWVQTLNESMKKSVEEMYLQDNSTNQSNDINTISPEHGVAVEIVRVLPESPPPQLTNIFCAADENRQNDVTITMDCECTPVLQVKAFRQKSGKVETSHYKATVSRFRGRLTTKMDYYKLNGEMRTEGYPDIRIGLNSIGAIKGATDDETHLQEVVTEILINAIRTTIYPVDFSIYSTCPRPLEPEPVELPLNYPIHYDSLATNMEHLNDARVQQSAGNGVVSTGRRLLVKVLKGDGLSVAKDPFCVVEMDEPPQKNQTGVRQGANPFWDEHFLFDLSPQSAEILFEVYDRATTNAEGQSKFLGLGLVGIDELSVGPASSQILTLQPRPYESEAVSGAITVEFVFIDGAEIPAGRRPYKLKNALKIDTHSPSFNDTSNQNGNNGDIVDTAIKALEGGALHNNGHPNKSTLIIHSVQRRQPIRPLFKVGLNDKGQIELDESALNDDVQAVDEIVAQTEPKDEVDEEIVTPVSENGDLENSCATAATAEVQSNGLNSPEDLPGEPISHSSPNATNGFNGNQRDGNGIQTPTTPSDPLLPLEDDRGRTKKKRDFFGTLKRRLGRSKSRAKSVDRDMIPIDAENPRGEIRSISADRGASVVNNNSTLSSAGLAPQQRLIVPTLDQSRRSSLSESSAISGISSTSTKTYVHEASTLVLETIENGVKRHFLVPLSIAQRPRWRRKGTKLHIYNDHTFVAKHLSGGLLCDVCNRSIPRRPGKQGYECRDCQTKCHKQCHVRTPQACTNPTVLSMELSKLNSAAADRSIRKL from the exons ATGGCCGATCTTGCGGATCAGATCGATGATTATATCTGCAGCTTTGAAGGTGTTGGCGATCTGACAATGGATACACTGGCTATGTTAATATTTGCATGGGCAGTTATTGCCCTCTTTGTGTTGTGGCTGTGCAAATTTTTATACAACAAATATGTGAAGAAGGTGAAAACGGACACTGCATCCGCAACGACAACAGATGCCACCAAGAAGGTCATCCCATCTGCATCTGTTGGTGCCCCAGTGGCTGATCTTGTGGATAAAACAAGGCGATCTGAACCCAAGGAGATCCTCTCAAGCCGCGATGTTCGA GAATCTTCGGCGAAACCCCTGGGTAGGGGAATCGTACGAGGTGGAGCGAAAGGTGGAGCGTCTGGATATGTCCCACCAACTCCTCCAATGCGAAAAAGACTCTCCCGGAAGAGTCCTGGCCCTGAATTGCGACGATCGAGtcgggtcgttcagccacccaGCAACGTCGTCGGACCAGAAACG ATTTCTGTAACGTGGACAAGCCAAGTGTTCAGATGGCTATATAGCGATCTTGTGATCGTCAACGAACTCCTTCACACTTGGGTGCAAACTCTCAATGAATCTATGAAGAAATCCGTCGAGGAG ATGTATCTCCAAGACAATTCGACAAATCAGTCGAATGATATCAACACCATCAGCCCAGAG CATGGAGTCGCTGTGGAAATTGTTAGAGTTCTTCCAGAAAGTCCTCCACCTCAGTTGACAAACATCTTCTGTGCTGCCGATGAAAATCGTCAGAATGATGTG ACAATTACAATGGATTGTGAATGCACACCTGTGCTGCAGGTGAAAGCCTTCCGACAGAAGTCAGGCAAAGTGGAGACGTCCCACTACAAAGCGACCGTATCACGTTTCCGGGGACGTCTTACCACAAAGATGGATTACTATAAATTGAATGGAGAGATGCGCACTGAGGGCTATCCTGATATTCGCATCGGTCTCAATAGTATTGGGGCCATTAAAGGGGCCACTGATGATGAGACTCACTTGCAGGAAGTTGTCACGGAAATTCTCATCAATGCCATTCGCACCACGATCTATCCCGTTGATTTCTCCATCTACTCTACATGCCCTCGACCGCTAGAGCCCGAACCTGTTGAGTTACCCCTCAACTATCCCATTCACTACGACTCTCTGGCTACAAATATGGAACATCTCAATGATGCTCGGGTCCAACAGAGTGCAGGAAATGGCGTAGTGTCCACGGGAAGGCGTCTGTTGGTGAAAGTTCTGAAAGGTGATGGCCTATCTGTGGCTAAGGATCCCTTCTGTGTGGTAGAAATGGATGAACCACCGCAGAAGAATCAAACGGGAGTGCGTCAGGGTGCTAATCCCTTCTGGGATGAACATTTTCTCTT CGATTTGTCACCCCAATCTGCGGAAATCCTATTTGAAGTCTACGATCGAGCTACAACAAATGCAGAGGGACAATCAAAGTTTCTCGGATTGGGTCTTGTGGGAATTGACGAATTGTCTGTGGGACCGGCCTCGTCGCAAATTCTTACCCTTCAGCCGCGTCCCTATGAATCTGAGGCTGTCAGTGGAGCAATAACAGTTGAG TTTGTTTTCATTGATGGAGCTGAAATTCCCGCAGGACGCCGACCGTACAAGTTGAAGAATGCCCTTAAGATCGACACCCACTCGCCATCATTCAATg ACACCAGCAACCAGAATGGGAATAATGGGGACATCGTGGATACGGCCATCAAAGCCCTCGAAGGTGGAGCACTACACAATAATGGTCATCCCAACAAAAGCACCCTCATCATCCACAGTGTTCAGCGG CGGCAACCCATTCGGCCACTCTTTAAG GTGGGATTAAACGATAAAGGCCAAATAGAATTGGATGAAAGTGCCCTAAATGATGATGTACAGGCTGTGGATGAGATTGTGGCCCAGACTGAGCCAAAGGATGAAGTAGATGAGGAAATTGTGACTCCAGTAAGTGAGAATGGTGATTTAGAAAATTCCTGTGCAACTGCCGCAACAGCCGAAGTACAATCAAATGGTCTCAATTCACCAGAAGATTTG CCTGGTGAGCCAATATCGCATTCATCGCCAAATGCCACAAATGGCTTCAATGGTAATCAGAGGGATGGCAATGGGATCCAAACACCAACAACTCCAAGTGATCCTCTGTTACCACTTGAAGATGATCGTGGAAGGACGAAGAAGAAGCGAGATTTCTTCGGAACACTTAAGAGACG ATTGGGCAGATCGAAGAGTCGTGCAAAATCCGTTGATCGCGACATGATCCCGATCGACGCAGAAAATCCACGTGGGGAGATTCGATCAATATCAGCAGATCGTGGTGCATCCGTTGTCAACAACAACAGCACATTGTCATCAGCAGGTTTAGCACCACAGCAAAGACTTATTGTTCCGACGTTGGATCAGTCACGACGATCGTCTCTTTCAGAATCATCAGCAATTAGTGGCATTTCGAGCACCAGTACCAAAACATACGTTCACGAGGCCTCAACACTCGTCTTGGAAACCATCGAAAATGGCGTGAAGCG GCATTTCCTGGTTCCACTTTCGATAGCACAGAGACCACGGTGGCGTCGTAAAGGAACGAAATTGCACATTTACAATGATCACACTTTTGTGGCGAAGCATTTAAGTGG aggTCTTCTGTGTGATGTCTGCAACCGATCAATTCCACGACGCCCGGGAAAGCAGGGCTACGAATGCCGCGACTGCCAGACAAAGTGTCATAAGCAGTGTCATGTTAGAACCCCTCAGGCCTGCACCAATCCCACGGTGCTCTCCATGGAACT GTCAAAGCTGAATTCTGCCGCTGCTGATCGGAGTATCCGGAAACTCTGA